The Setaria viridis chromosome 6, Setaria_viridis_v4.0, whole genome shotgun sequence genome contains a region encoding:
- the LOC117860921 gene encoding beta-1,2-xylosyltransferase RCN11, with amino-acid sequence MMAGRAHGHRNRLRRLIPRVLLLLFAAYAACFAIYLLLHPHHPSPPDPTPRTDVRDDEGVRAPPSSQKPWPRLPSFLPWVGGPPPPPHTCEAYFGNGFSRRVEVLPARGGGGGWFRCHHSETLGSSICEGARVRLDPSRIAMSRGGEPLEQVMGRAEEEELPKYEPGALQVEGPAAGRAAPLVDAAFLNTYVPTGGIEMHTMRALLESARVVPPGELHCSQWVEEPTLLVTRFEYANLFHTITDWYSAYVSSRVTDLPNRPNVVFVDGHCKAQLEQTWEALFSSVTYAKNFSGPVCFRHAILSPLGYETAMFKGLSESFSCEGASAQTLRGKPDYEKTARLSEFGEMIVASFDLLQDDIMSSKKSNGLNVLFVRREDYLAHPRHSGKVESRLSNEREVYDAIEKWAKGLKCKVNVVNGLFAHMTMKEQLRAILEASVVIGAHGAGLTHLVSATPDTKVLEIISSMYRRPHFALISQWKALEYHAINLPGSYARITDVISELSKILTGLGC; translated from the exons ATGATGGCCGGCCGCGCTCACGGCCACcggaaccgcctccgccgcctcatcccgcgggtcctcctcctcctcttcgccgcCTACGCGGCCTGCTTCGCGAtctacctcctcctccatccccaccacccgtcgccgcccgacCCCACCCCACGAACCGACGTCCGCGACGACGAAGGCGTCcgggcgccgccgtcctcccagAAGCCGTGGCCGCGCCTCCCGTCCTTCCTCCCCTGGGTCGGCGgacccccaccgccgccgcacaccTGCGAGGCCTACTTCGGCAACGGCTTCTCCCGCCGCGTGGAGGTCCTCCCcgcgcgcggcgggggcggcgggtggtTCCGGTGCCACCACAGCGAGACGCTGGGGAGCTCGATCTGCGAGGGCGCGCGGGTGCGGCTCGACCCGTCGCGCATCGCCATGTCGCGCGGCGGGGAGCCCCTCGAGCAGGTGATGGgccgcgccgaggaggaggagctgcccaAGTACGAGCCCGGCGCGCTTCAggtggaggggccggcggccgggaggGCGGCGCCCCTGGTGGACGCAGCGTTCCTCAACACCTACGTGCCCACCGGCGGGATCGAGATGCACACGATGAGGGCGCTGCTCGAGTCGGCGCGCGTTGTGCCGCCCGGTGAGCTACACTGCTCCCAG TGGGTTGAAGAACCAACACTTCTGGTCACTCGTTTTGAATATGCAAACCTTTTCCACACAATTACAGACTGGTACAGTGCATATGTTAGTTCCAGAGTTACAGATTTACCAAACCGTCCTAATGTAGTTTTCGTGGATGGCCATTGCAAG GCACAATTGGAGCAAACATGGGAAGCACTTTTTTCAAGTGTGACCTATGCTAAGAACTTCTCTGGTCCTGTTTGTTTCCGACATGCCATTCTTTCACCTTTGGGCTATGAGACTGCCATGTTCAAGGGGCTTAGCGAGAGCTTCAGTTGTGAAGGTGCCTCTGCTCAGACCCTGCGAGGAAAACCGGACTATGAGAAAACAGCAAGATTATCAGAATTTGGAGAGATGATTGTAGCTTCTTTTGATCTTCTACAGGATGACATCATGTCATCCAAAAAATCAAATGGGCTCAATGTTCTCTTTGTTCGGCGAGAAGACTACTTGGCCCACCCACGCCACAGTGGTAAGGTTGAATCCAGACTAAGCAATGAGCGGGAGGTGTATGATGCAATTGAAAAGTGGGCAAAAGGTCTGAAATGCAAAGTAAATGTTGTCAACGGTCTTTTCGCCCACATGACCATGAAGGAGCAACTCCGTGCTATCCTGGAGGCTTCAGTAGTAATAGGGGCTCATGGGGCTGGTCTAACACACTTAGTCTCGGCTACTCCTGATACAAAGGTTCTCGAGATCATAAGCAGCATGTACCGGCGCCCACATTTTGCTTTGATCTCACAGTGGAAGGCTTTAGAATACCATGCCATAAACCTCCCAGGGTCATATGCTAGGATCACAGATGTCATAAGTGAGTTGAGTAAAATACTGACAGGTCTTGGATGCTGA
- the LOC117860920 gene encoding tonoplast dicarboxylate transporter produces the protein MDKHGSFGGSSSSEDVEAPLLLPPPPPGRDDGANRKDRPAAWVRAVLAHRYPAVASGPAACAAVCALVDLGPAHRGARNMLAVLAWVFLWWVTGAVPLAVASMAPLFLFPLFGVAGADAVAKAYMDDVISLIIGSFILALAIEHYQIHRRLALNITALFCGDPVRPPLLLLGITGTTFFVSMWIHNTACTVMMMPVATGILQRLPRGGAGAPGCQEEEEEEVRRFSKAVVLGVVYASAIGGMATLTGTGVNIILVGMWSTYFPDQEPITFSSWMSFGLPMALIIFVALWVTLCFMYCSKNTGKALSAYLDRSHLRRELSLLGPMAFAEKMVLAVFGGLIVLWMTKSLTDDIPGWGALFHNNVGDGTVTIMMATLLFVIPSGKNKGEKLMDWNKCRKLQWDIILLLGAGFAIADGFSSSGLTDILSDGLRFLKDAQTVVIVPVACVVAAVITEFTSDDATTTLVLPLFAELAKSINVHPVLLMISGAVGAQLSYLLPTGSPSNVVGFSTGHITIKDLVTTGLPLKIVGIASLTILLPSLGSQIFGTNSRS, from the exons ATGGACAAGCACGGCAGCTTCGGAGGGAGCTCGTCGTCCGAGGACGTGGAGGCGCCGctgctcctgccgccgccgccgcccgggcgcgACGACGGGGCCAACAGGAAggaccggccggcggcgtgggtgcGCGCGGTGCTCGCGCACAGGTACCCGGCCGTGGCGTCGGGCCCCGCGGCGTGCGCGGCCGTGTGCGCGCTCGTCGACCTCGGCCCGGCCCACCGCGGGGCGCGCAACATGCTCGCCGTGCTCGCGTGGGTGTTCCTCTGGTGGGTCACCGGCGCCGTGCCGCTGGCCGTCGCCTCCATGGCGccgctcttcctcttcccgctcttcggcgtcgccggcgccgacgccgtcgccaagGCCTACATGGACGACGTCATCTCGCTCATCATCGGCAGCTTCATCCTCGCCCTCGCCATCGAGCACTATCAaatccaccgccgcctcgccctcaAC ATCACGGCGCTGTTCTGCGGGGACCCggtgcggccgccgctgctgctgctggggatCACCGGCACCACCTTCTTCGTCAGCATGTGGATCCACAACACGGCGTGCACGGTCATGATGATGCCGGTGGCGACGGGGATCCTGCAGAGGCTGCcgcggggcggcgccggggcgccCGGgtgccaggaggaggaggaggaggaggtgcggcggttCTCCAAGGCGGTGGTGCTCGGCGTGGTGTACGCGTCGGCGATCGGGGGGATGGCGACGCTGACGGGCACCGGCGTCAACATCATCCTGGTCGGGATGTGGTCCACATACTTCCCGGACCAGGAGCCCATCACCTTCAGTTCATGGATGTCCTTCGGGCTGCCCATGGCGCTCATCATCTTCGTGGCGCTCTGGGTCACCCTCTGCTTCATGTACTGCTCCAAGAACACCGGCAAGGCACTCTCTGCTTACCTGGACAGAAGCCATCTGAGAAGAGAGCTCAGCTTGTTAG GTCCAATGGCTTTTGCAGAGAAGATGGTCTTGGCTGTGTTTGGG gGTCTAATTGTGCTATGGATGACCAAGAGCCTGACAGATGACATACCTGGGTGGGGAGCTCTCTTCCACAACAACGTTGGAGACGGAACAGTCACC ATCATGATGGCTACACTGCTCTTCGTAATCCCAAGTGGAAAGAACAAGGGCGAGAAGCTGATGGACTGGAACAAGTGCAGGAAGCTCCAGTGGGACAtaatcctcctcctcggcgcagGCTTCGCCATTGCTGACGGCTTCAGCTCAAGTGGCCTGACTGATATCCTCTCTGACGGGCTCAGGTTCCTGAAGGACGCGCAGACGGTGGTCATCGTTCCTGTGGCCTGCGTTGTTGCTGCTGTCATCACAGAGTTCACGTCTGATGATGCAACCACGACGCTGGTGTTGCCTCTGTTCGCGGAGTTGGCGAAGTCTATCAATGTGCACCCGGTGTTGCTTATGATTTCTGGAGCAGTTGGGGCTCAGCTATCATACTTGTTGCCTACTGGATCACCGTCAAACGTCGTTGGGTTCAGTACTGGCCACATTACCATCAAGGATCTTGTAACTACCGGGCTACCCCTGAAGATTGTCGGAATCGCATCTCTGACAATCTTGCTGCCAAGTTTAG GATCACAGATTTTTGGCACAAACAGCAGGTCCTAG